A DNA window from Rhipicephalus sanguineus isolate Rsan-2018 chromosome 8, BIME_Rsan_1.4, whole genome shotgun sequence contains the following coding sequences:
- the LOC119401240 gene encoding venom metalloproteinase antarease-like TtrivMP_A, translating to MTLERNYSVQVRGLLLLLAGVVAGFQEKRLVYPRLLEERGVDGAKVVRIHDGLTLNLRKASVAAPTLVVHEHENGKPIVRFYRGGDIDRNLHEDEKQLATLMVSITNNGLELEGVVGPRHTISPAPEMERSEEGHVAHVIHEIDEKQNDMFDALIANRTDKAALLAERQYNYYQTVPAEVTVEVFVISDKIHQQRFVQTQHLLGYMCVMINSANLRLQDTSAPRIKLLLIGLERVLSAKDEPYLKGDDKYMDDTATITSLVEHVKTRKHVYGYPDVVYLATGRDMYAMDSGVPDTRRKGLAFVAGVCTELFVAIGEDNAGSYDGMHALTHEVAHLLGAAHDGDAPKTNVVPGHPGALACPFSQGYIMSYLNTGPNYHRFSPCSVVQMRYVMRLRGPLCWRVKSQGHKVDGYYPGMLVTPQNICKYKFPREPSVKADMSPAVLRRCKVRCVYPKLRHLYGQVYNFPVQVEFEAPDHARCGNRTVCIRGICGQK from the exons ATGACTTTAGAGAGAAATTACAGCGTGCAGGTCCGTGGGCTATTACTGCTGTTGGCAGGTGTCGTGGCAG GCTTTCAGGAGAAAAGGCTCGTCTACCCTCGTCTCCTAGAAGAACGAGGCGTTGACGGTGCGAAGGTTGTTCGCATACACGATGGATTGACTCTCAACTTACGAAAAGCGTCAGTCGCAGCGCCGACTCTTGTGGTGCATGAGCACGAAAATGGAAAACCCATTGTTCGTTTC TACAGAGGAGGTGATATCGACAGAAACCTTCACGAGGATGAAAAACAGCTGGCCACACTAATGGTTAGCATAACCAACAACGGCCTTGAACTG GAAGGTGTTGTGGGACCACGGCACACGATTTCACCTGCGCCGGAGATGGAGAGGTCAGAGGAAGGTCACGTTGCTCACGTGATACACGAAATAGACGAGAAGCAAAACGACATGTTCGACGCCCTGATTGCTAACAGAACGG ATAAAGCCGCACTGCTCGCAGAGAGACAATACAACTATTACCAAACGGTTCCAGCAGAAGTCACTGTAGAGGTGTTTGTAATCTCAGATAAGATTCATCAGCAGCGTTTCGTTCAGACGCAACACCTGCTTGGCTACATGTGCGTCATGATTAACAGC gcCAACTTACGCCTCCAAGACACGAGTGCTCCAAGGATAAAACTCCTCCTGATTGGACTCGAGAGAGTTCTG AGCGCAAAGGACGAGCCATACCTGAAAGGAGATGACAAGTACATGGACGACACAGCGACCATCACGAGCCTAGTGGAACACGTCAAGACGAGAAAACATGTATACGGATATCCCGATGTGGTCTACTTAGCTACGGG acGTGACATGTATGCGATGGATAGTGGTGTGCCAGATACTAGGCGTAAAG GACTGGCCTTCGTCGCTGGAGTCTGCACCGAGTTGTTCGTGGCTATTGGTGAAGACAATGCTGGCTCCTACGATGGAATGCACGCCCTTACGCACGAAGTGGCGCACTT ATTGGGAGCTGCGCACGACGGGGATGCGCCCAAGACCAACGTTGTGCCCGGTCACCCAGGTGCACTGGCGTGCCCGTTCAGCCAGGGATACATCATGAGTTACCTCAACACTGGACCCAACTACCACCGTTTCTCTCCGTGCAGCGTTGTGCAGATGCGATATGTTATGAG GCTCCGAGGGCCACTCTGCTGGCGGGTGAAATCCCAGGGGCACAAGGTGGATGGCTACTATCCGGGTATGCTGGTTACGCcgcagaatatttgcaaataCAAATTCCCCCGGGAGCCAAGCGTGAAAGCGGACATG TCGCCTGCTGTTCTTAGACGATGCAAAGTGCGCTGTGTGTACccgaagcttcgacacttgtaCGGCCAAGTCTATAACTTCCCAGTGCAAGTGGAATTCGAAGCGCCCGACCACGCACGCTGTGGGAACAGAACG GTCTGCATCCGAGGAATATGTGGTCAGAAATGA